A single window of Anaerolineae bacterium DNA harbors:
- a CDS encoding penicillin-binding protein 2 — protein MNTPWEMPTGAASQEEASFERRFPRRLGLMALAVGLLALAIVLRVVLLLLGPTRETLLEMAEQKRVTYQGAEPRGLILDADGNVLAGIRLRHEVSVDQTRIPDKASFARDVAPRLGLTPEEVLQKFQRASGAVWVLLAMDVPEEQANKLRAAFKDIPWFSLTDVPVRDYPEGSLASNVLGFVQAADQRGTLGVEQRYDALLAPAERVRSFPVDPSLAETMDWQPHERSLVLTIHRALQAEVEWLLDRYVHEQNAAGGAVVVLDVHTGAVLVMAGSPRPNLSDYDETVDYAMQPHGGFNRAIDSPYEPGSVFKVLVMAAALDAGVVDKTTVYNDVGIESAFNGPPVYNWDRKGHGQVTMQACLQYSLNTCLAWVAKQFPSENAFYSYLQAFGIGQYTGIDLAGENPGFLPRPGVAQWSHSDWVRQGFGQAVDVTPLQMAVAAAAIANGGYLMVPYVVQEIRVDGYVYHRDPEVVRQVISEKTARLMSQWLVPWDDGEAAQGRLPGYTIAGKTGTAEKVVKGVGYTPDLSNASYVGWLPADDPQVVVYAWLETPKGYWASRVVAPLFREVAERVAVFLGIPPDQVRHTLVQRQP, from the coding sequence GTGAACACGCCGTGGGAAATGCCCACCGGGGCAGCGTCCCAGGAAGAAGCCTCATTCGAGCGCCGCTTTCCCCGTCGCCTGGGGTTGATGGCTCTGGCGGTGGGTTTGTTGGCGCTGGCTATCGTGCTGCGGGTGGTGTTGCTGTTGCTGGGCCCCACGCGAGAGACTTTGCTCGAGATGGCCGAACAGAAGCGGGTGACCTATCAGGGCGCCGAACCGCGGGGGCTGATTTTGGACGCCGACGGCAATGTGCTGGCCGGGATCCGCCTGCGCCACGAGGTAAGCGTCGACCAGACGCGCATCCCCGACAAGGCCAGTTTTGCCAGGGATGTGGCTCCCAGGCTGGGCCTTACCCCCGAGGAGGTGCTGCAGAAATTCCAGCGGGCGAGCGGTGCCGTCTGGGTGCTGCTGGCCATGGATGTCCCGGAAGAGCAGGCCAATAAGTTGCGCGCGGCTTTCAAGGATATTCCCTGGTTTTCGCTCACTGATGTGCCGGTGCGGGACTACCCGGAAGGGTCGCTGGCGTCCAATGTGCTGGGCTTTGTGCAGGCCGCCGACCAGCGGGGGACGCTGGGCGTGGAACAGCGCTACGATGCCCTGCTGGCTCCCGCGGAGCGGGTGCGCTCCTTCCCGGTGGACCCTTCCCTGGCCGAGACCATGGACTGGCAACCCCACGAGCGGTCCCTGGTGTTGACCATTCACCGCGCCTTGCAGGCCGAGGTGGAGTGGCTGCTGGATCGCTATGTGCATGAACAGAACGCCGCGGGCGGTGCGGTGGTGGTGTTGGATGTGCACACCGGCGCGGTGCTGGTCATGGCCGGTTCGCCCCGTCCCAATCTGAGCGACTATGACGAGACGGTGGACTACGCCATGCAGCCTCACGGTGGCTTCAACCGGGCCATCGACAGCCCTTACGAGCCGGGCTCGGTGTTCAAGGTGTTGGTCATGGCGGCGGCCCTGGACGCCGGAGTGGTGGACAAGACCACCGTGTACAACGATGTGGGCATCGAGAGCGCCTTCAACGGCCCCCCGGTGTACAACTGGGACCGGAAAGGGCATGGGCAGGTGACCATGCAGGCCTGTTTGCAGTACTCGTTGAACACCTGCCTGGCCTGGGTGGCCAAGCAGTTTCCTTCGGAGAATGCTTTCTATTCCTACCTGCAGGCCTTCGGCATCGGTCAGTACACCGGCATCGACCTGGCAGGCGAAAACCCCGGCTTCCTGCCACGCCCCGGCGTGGCCCAGTGGTCCCACAGCGACTGGGTGCGGCAGGGCTTTGGGCAGGCCGTGGATGTGACCCCTTTGCAGATGGCCGTGGCGGCCGCCGCCATTGCCAACGGCGGGTATCTGATGGTGCCTTATGTGGTTCAGGAGATCCGGGTGGATGGGTATGTGTATCACCGAGACCCGGAAGTGGTGCGGCAGGTGATCTCCGAGAAGACGGCGCGTTTGATGAGCCAGTGGCTGGTGCCTTGGGATGACGGAGAGGCCGCGCAGGGGCGGCTGCCGGGATACACTATCGCCGGCAAGACGGGCACGGCGGAAAAGGTCGTGAAGGGCGTGGGATATACTCCCGATTTGAGCAACGCCTCCTATGTGGGCTGGCTCCCCGCCGACGACCCCCAGGTGGTGGTGTATGCGTGGCTGGAAACCCCCAAAGGCTACTGGGCTTCTCGGGTCGTGGCACCGCTCTTCCGAGAGGTGGCGGAGCGAGTGGCCGTTTTTCTGGGCATCCCACCGGATCAGGTGCGGCACACCCTGGTGCAAAGGCAACCCTGA
- the nusG gene encoding transcription termination/antitermination protein NusG yields the protein MQPAPPAGDEEEAEPDDGRAWYVVHCYSGHENKVKHNLEQRIESMGMKDKIFEVIVPTEEEVEIKEGKRRVVERRIFPGYILVNMIMTEESWYVVRNTPGVTGFVGMGNKPTPLRPEEVAQILKRMEVETPRVRVTFREGDRVRIIEGPFNDFRGTVAEVDMERGKVRVLVNFFGRETPVELDFLQVEKI from the coding sequence GTGCAGCCTGCCCCCCCGGCCGGGGATGAGGAAGAGGCCGAGCCGGACGATGGCCGTGCCTGGTATGTGGTGCACTGTTATTCCGGACATGAGAATAAGGTCAAGCACAATCTGGAGCAGCGGATCGAATCCATGGGGATGAAAGACAAAATTTTTGAGGTCATCGTCCCCACGGAAGAAGAGGTGGAAATCAAAGAGGGCAAACGGCGCGTCGTGGAGCGACGGATTTTTCCCGGCTATATTCTGGTCAACATGATCATGACCGAAGAGTCGTGGTATGTGGTGCGTAACACCCCCGGCGTGACGGGCTTTGTGGGGATGGGCAACAAACCCACGCCCCTGCGCCCCGAAGAGGTGGCCCAGATTCTCAAGCGCATGGAAGTGGAGACGCCGCGGGTTCGTGTGACCTTTCGCGAGGGGGACCGGGTGCGCATTATCGAAGGCCCGTTCAACGACTTCCGCGGCACGGTGGCGGAAGTGGATATGGAGCGGGGCAAGGTGCGCGTGCTGGTCAACTTCTTTGGCCGGGAAACCCCAGTCGAGTTGGACTTTTTGCAGGTTGAGAAGATTTAG
- the rplL gene encoding 50S ribosomal protein L7/L12 — protein sequence MADLEKLVEELSSLTVMEAAELVKMLEDKWGVSAAAPVAVAAAMPGAVGGEAAQAEEKTEFDVIIEDVGPKKIEVIKAIRKLTQMGLKEAKEAAETPGYKLLEQVSKETAEEAKKVLEEAGAKVKLA from the coding sequence ATGGCTGACCTGGAAAAACTGGTGGAAGAACTGAGCAGCCTGACCGTGATGGAGGCTGCCGAGTTGGTGAAGATGCTTGAGGACAAGTGGGGCGTGTCTGCAGCGGCTCCCGTGGCCGTGGCGGCCGCGATGCCCGGCGCTGTTGGCGGCGAGGCCGCTCAGGCTGAGGAAAAGACCGAATTCGATGTGATCATCGAGGATGTCGGCCCGAAGAAGATTGAGGTCATCAAGGCCATCCGCAAACTGACCCAGATGGGCCTGAAGGAGGCCAAGGAGGCCGCCGAGACCCCGGGGTACAAGTTGCTCGAGCAGGTGAGCAAGGAGACGGCCGAAGAGGCCAAGAAGGTGTTGGAAGAGGCTGGCGCTAAGGTGAAGTTGGCCTAA
- the secE gene encoding preprotein translocase subunit SecE — MTPKKEARAEKKPKKSASAKTAKSTAKAPARKHPKAIQRWIRETRGELRKVTWPTREEAIQLTKVVLLVTFAMSAFLGFMDWLFNKLFALLFGLFS, encoded by the coding sequence GTGACGCCGAAAAAGGAGGCGCGCGCGGAAAAGAAGCCCAAGAAGAGCGCCTCGGCAAAAACTGCAAAAAGCACAGCCAAGGCCCCGGCGCGTAAGCATCCCAAAGCGATTCAGCGCTGGATCAGGGAGACGCGCGGCGAATTGCGGAAAGTGACCTGGCCCACCCGCGAGGAGGCCATCCAACTGACTAAGGTGGTCTTGTTGGTGACCTTTGCGATGAGCGCCTTTTTGGGTTTCATGGACTGGTTGTTCAATAAACTGTTTGCGTTGTTGTTTGGCTTGTTCTCCTAA
- the rplJ gene encoding 50S ribosomal protein L10, translated as MALTKERKREFVAQYTELLTQSQAVVITTYTGLSVPAMEELRGKIREAGGKFMVAKNTLLKIALREVGFPIPEEALRGSTAVAFAMEDPPAVAKAIVDFAKDYEQVQIKVGFLGQELMTAEQVKRLATLPPLPVMRAQLLGTIMAPASQLARLLAEPARQVAAVIKAHAEQEAPAAA; from the coding sequence TTGGCCCTGACCAAGGAACGTAAACGGGAATTTGTGGCCCAGTACACCGAACTGCTCACGCAGAGCCAGGCGGTGGTGATCACCACCTATACCGGCCTTTCCGTGCCCGCCATGGAGGAGTTGCGCGGGAAGATTCGTGAGGCGGGCGGAAAGTTCATGGTGGCCAAGAACACCTTGTTGAAAATCGCTTTGCGCGAGGTGGGTTTCCCCATTCCGGAGGAAGCGTTGCGCGGCAGTACGGCGGTGGCGTTTGCCATGGAAGACCCGCCGGCGGTGGCAAAAGCCATCGTGGATTTTGCCAAGGACTACGAGCAAGTGCAAATTAAGGTGGGCTTCCTGGGCCAGGAATTGATGACGGCCGAGCAGGTGAAGCGGTTGGCCACCTTGCCGCCGTTGCCGGTGATGCGTGCGCAGTTGCTGGGCACCATCATGGCGCCGGCTTCCCAGTTGGCCCGCTTGCTGGCCGAGCCGGCCCGCCAGGTGGCCGCGGTTATCAAGGCACATGCCGAGCAAGAGGCGCCCGCGGCGGCCTGA
- a CDS encoding phospho-N-acetylmuramoyl-pentapeptide-transferase, with protein sequence MNNPSLFTMALAGVSFVVTVIWGNPLLRLLRHWRIGKVIRVDGPDRHFTKFGTPTMGGFLFLLPVTLFTLFLHATRIWGLALLGRSVLLPLGVMWGYAFLGAVDDWEGIRGKRRGLGMRARTKFALQWGLALAVAFALQHLLRAPQLFVPGIDAPVRLGWMYPLVAMFVIVATSNAINLTDGLDGLAGLISATAFAAYGVIALMQGQIFLARFCFTLVGALFGFLWFNVHPAQLFMGDTGSLALGATLGVVSLMTGEWLLLPLIAVIPLSETVSVMLQVAYFKATGGKRLFKMSPLHHHFELSGWSETQVVQRFWLISLLAAMAGVAIALV encoded by the coding sequence ATGAACAACCCCTCGTTGTTCACCATGGCCCTGGCCGGGGTGTCCTTTGTGGTCACCGTGATCTGGGGCAACCCCTTGTTGCGCCTGCTGCGCCACTGGCGCATCGGCAAAGTCATCCGGGTGGACGGCCCGGACCGGCACTTTACCAAATTCGGCACGCCGACCATGGGGGGCTTCCTCTTCCTCCTCCCGGTGACCCTGTTCACCCTGTTCCTGCACGCCACCCGCATTTGGGGCTTGGCTCTGCTGGGGCGCTCGGTGTTGCTGCCTCTGGGGGTGATGTGGGGGTACGCCTTCCTGGGTGCGGTGGACGACTGGGAGGGCATTCGCGGTAAGCGGCGTGGCCTGGGGATGCGCGCCCGCACCAAGTTCGCCTTGCAATGGGGCCTGGCTCTGGCCGTTGCCTTTGCCCTGCAGCACCTGCTTCGAGCGCCCCAGTTGTTCGTCCCCGGCATTGACGCGCCCGTCCGGCTGGGCTGGATGTATCCCCTGGTGGCCATGTTCGTCATCGTGGCGACCTCCAACGCCATCAACCTCACCGACGGGCTGGATGGGCTGGCGGGGCTGATCTCGGCCACGGCGTTTGCGGCTTACGGCGTCATCGCCCTGATGCAGGGACAGATTTTCCTGGCGCGCTTTTGCTTTACGCTGGTGGGCGCCTTGTTCGGTTTCCTGTGGTTCAATGTCCACCCTGCTCAGTTGTTCATGGGCGACACAGGGTCCCTGGCTCTGGGGGCGACCTTGGGCGTGGTGTCCCTGATGACCGGGGAATGGCTGCTGTTGCCCTTGATCGCCGTGATCCCCTTGAGCGAGACGGTGAGCGTGATGCTCCAGGTGGCCTACTTCAAGGCCACGGGCGGCAAACGGCTGTTCAAGATGTCCCCATTGCACCATCACTTCGAACTTTCCGGCTGGAGCGAGACCCAGGTGGTGCAACGGTTCTGGCTGATCAGCCTGCTGGCGGCCATGGCGGGGGTGGCCATTGCGTTGGTTTAG
- the rplK gene encoding 50S ribosomal protein L11, whose amino-acid sequence MAKKLKAVVKLELEAGKASPAPPVGPALAPHGVNLMAFCKEYNARTKDQPGQIIPVEISIYTDGSFTFKLKSPPASFLLKKAAGIEKGSSAPNREKVGKVTRAQIREIAEIKMKDLNAHDIEAAMRMIEGTARNMGIEVVD is encoded by the coding sequence ATGGCGAAGAAATTGAAAGCAGTGGTCAAGTTGGAGTTGGAGGCCGGAAAGGCCAGTCCGGCGCCCCCTGTTGGTCCGGCGTTGGCCCCTCATGGGGTGAATTTGATGGCCTTTTGCAAGGAATACAATGCCCGCACCAAGGACCAGCCGGGGCAGATCATTCCGGTGGAGATTTCGATTTACACCGACGGGTCCTTTACCTTCAAGTTGAAGAGCCCGCCGGCGTCCTTCCTGTTGAAAAAGGCGGCGGGCATTGAGAAGGGCTCCTCGGCCCCCAACCGCGAGAAGGTGGGCAAGGTGACCCGGGCGCAGATCCGTGAGATCGCGGAAATCAAGATGAAGGACCTGAACGCCCATGACATCGAGGCGGCCATGCGCATGATTGAGGGTACGGCCCGCAACATGGGTATCGAGGTGGTTGACTAA
- the rplA gene encoding 50S ribosomal protein L1 has translation MPKRGKKYREAAAKVDRNRLYSPEEAIRLVKETSYANFDATVEAHMRLGVDPRHADQMVRGTVVLPHGLGKEIKVLVFAQGEGARLAEEAGADYVADDDSWIKKIQDGWLDFDVVIATPDMMSKVGRLGRVLGPRGLMPNPKAGTVVPAEDIPRVVKEAKAGRVEFRVDRTANLHVPIGKVSFSDQQLLENLAVLMDAVKKARPAAAKGAYVKRLTLTPTMGPGVKVDPAQALALEVKE, from the coding sequence ATGCCGAAACGAGGAAAGAAGTACCGAGAGGCCGCGGCCAAAGTGGACCGCAATCGCCTGTATTCTCCTGAAGAAGCCATTCGCCTGGTCAAGGAGACCTCCTACGCCAACTTCGACGCCACGGTGGAGGCGCATATGCGCCTGGGCGTGGATCCGCGGCATGCGGATCAGATGGTGCGCGGCACGGTGGTGCTGCCCCACGGCTTGGGGAAGGAAATCAAAGTGCTGGTCTTCGCCCAGGGCGAGGGCGCGCGCCTGGCCGAAGAAGCGGGCGCCGACTATGTGGCCGATGACGATTCCTGGATCAAGAAGATTCAGGACGGCTGGCTGGACTTTGATGTGGTCATCGCCACCCCGGATATGATGAGCAAGGTGGGCCGCTTGGGGCGGGTCCTCGGCCCCCGGGGGTTGATGCCTAACCCCAAGGCGGGTACGGTGGTGCCCGCGGAGGACATTCCGCGGGTGGTCAAGGAGGCCAAGGCCGGGCGTGTGGAGTTCCGGGTGGACCGTACGGCCAACCTCCATGTGCCCATCGGCAAGGTTTCCTTCAGCGATCAGCAGTTGCTGGAGAACCTGGCCGTGCTGATGGACGCGGTGAAGAAGGCCCGGCCCGCGGCGGCCAAGGGCGCCTATGTGAAGCGGCTGACCCTGACCCCCACCATGGGCCCCGGCGTCAAGGTGGACCCCGCCCAGGCGCTGGCGTTGGAGGTGAAAGAGTAG
- the murD gene encoding UDP-N-acetylmuramoyl-L-alanine--D-glutamate ligase, which yields MTSWHGRRVLVIGAGRQGTALAAYLARHGAEVVLNDRRPQEALAAARERLADWPIHWVVGGHPLEALEGVDLVCPSGGVPLTLPLIQEAVRRGVLLSNEAQIFLEAAPCPVVGITGSAGKTTTTTLVGRMAASAAGEVAGISYSHDEAQAADLPRRWRKVWVGGNIGNPLIADVDAMQPDDLAVMELSSFQLELMTRSPQVAAVLNITPNHLDRHGTMAAYTAAKARIVDFQGPEDWAVLGREDPGAWGLRPRIRGRLLTFGVAPPPRGVVGTFVSGDTLRLRTSSGERDLFPREVLRLRGEHNLRNGLAAAAVAHALGLTPAHMRAGVEGFAGVPHRLELVRELDGVAWYNDSIATAPERAMAAIRSFVEPIVLLAGGCDKKLPWDAWAQLVRQRVRVLIAFGEARDLILEALAQAEGPLPEQVLRCDTLEEAVRAAYHAARPGDVVLLSPGGTSFDEFRDFAERGARFRQWVEELP from the coding sequence ATGACTTCCTGGCATGGGCGGCGGGTGCTGGTCATCGGCGCAGGGCGGCAGGGGACGGCCCTGGCGGCTTACCTGGCGCGCCATGGGGCCGAGGTGGTGCTCAACGACCGCCGCCCCCAGGAGGCGCTGGCCGCCGCCCGCGAGCGTCTGGCCGATTGGCCCATCCACTGGGTGGTCGGGGGGCACCCCCTGGAGGCACTGGAGGGCGTGGACCTGGTCTGCCCTTCGGGTGGGGTGCCGCTGACGCTGCCGCTGATTCAGGAGGCTGTGCGGCGGGGGGTGCTGTTGAGCAACGAGGCGCAGATTTTCCTGGAGGCCGCGCCCTGCCCGGTGGTGGGCATCACCGGCTCGGCGGGCAAGACCACGACCACGACGCTGGTGGGGCGCATGGCGGCCAGCGCGGCCGGGGAGGTGGCGGGGATTTCGTATAGCCATGATGAGGCGCAGGCCGCCGACCTCCCCCGGCGCTGGCGCAAAGTGTGGGTCGGCGGCAACATCGGCAACCCCCTCATCGCCGATGTGGACGCCATGCAGCCTGACGACCTGGCCGTGATGGAACTTTCCAGTTTCCAACTGGAATTGATGACCCGCTCGCCTCAGGTGGCCGCCGTGCTCAATATCACGCCCAACCACCTCGACCGCCACGGCACCATGGCGGCTTATACCGCGGCCAAAGCCCGCATCGTGGATTTCCAGGGGCCGGAGGACTGGGCCGTGTTGGGGAGGGAGGATCCTGGGGCCTGGGGGCTGCGTCCCCGGATCCGAGGACGGTTGCTGACCTTCGGGGTGGCGCCACCTCCCAGGGGCGTGGTCGGAACCTTCGTCTCCGGTGACACCCTGCGGCTGCGGACCTCCTCCGGGGAACGCGACCTGTTCCCCAGGGAGGTCCTCCGGCTGCGGGGGGAGCACAACCTGCGCAATGGGCTGGCCGCGGCCGCCGTGGCCCATGCCCTGGGCCTGACTCCGGCCCACATGCGGGCGGGCGTGGAGGGGTTTGCTGGCGTGCCCCACCGCCTGGAATTGGTGCGCGAGCTGGACGGTGTGGCCTGGTACAACGACTCCATCGCCACCGCGCCGGAGCGGGCCATGGCCGCCATCCGCTCCTTTGTGGAGCCCATCGTGCTCCTGGCCGGTGGGTGCGACAAAAAGTTGCCCTGGGATGCATGGGCGCAGTTGGTGCGTCAGCGGGTGCGGGTGCTCATTGCCTTTGGCGAGGCGCGGGACCTCATCCTGGAGGCACTGGCCCAGGCCGAAGGCCCGCTCCCGGAGCAGGTACTGCGCTGCGACACGCTGGAAGAGGCCGTGCGGGCGGCTTACCATGCGGCGCGACCGGGCGACGTGGTGTTGCTCTCCCCCGGCGGCACCAGTTTCGATGAGTTTCGGGATTTCGCCGAGCGTGGGGCCAGGTTCCGCCAGTGGGTCGAGGAGTTGCCATGA
- the rpmG gene encoding 50S ribosomal protein L33, producing MAKKKGVRIIITLACTECRERNYTSEKNRRNDPQRLELRKYCPRCRRHTLHRETK from the coding sequence ATGGCCAAGAAGAAGGGTGTGCGGATTATCATCACTTTGGCGTGTACAGAGTGCCGGGAGCGGAATTACACTTCGGAGAAGAACCGGCGCAATGACCCGCAACGGTTGGAGTTGCGGAAGTACTGTCCGCGGTGTCGTCGGCATACGCTGCACCGCGAAACCAAATAA
- the rsmH gene encoding 16S rRNA (cytosine(1402)-N(4))-methyltransferase RsmH translates to MDGPPHLPVLYQRVLEALQPRPGGWYVDGTVGAGGHAEGVLEASSPDGHLLGLDVDPQALALARERLARFGDRVVLRKASYTTLLAQWRALGWPPVDGVLLDLGVSSMQLDTPERGFSFRFDAPLDMRFDPEQPLTAADLVNTLSEEALADLLWRYGEERRARRVARAIVAHRPIRTTGQLAEIVARVTSSGRRGMHPATRTFQALRIAVNRELEHVEQVLPQAVGILRPGGRLVVIAFHSLEDRIVKQFMRRESRDCLCPPEQPVCTCGHRATLRLLRPFPIKADEEEVARNSRARSARMRVAEKV, encoded by the coding sequence ATGGATGGTCCTCCTCACCTGCCGGTACTTTACCAAAGGGTGTTAGAAGCCCTGCAACCGCGTCCTGGGGGGTGGTATGTGGACGGCACCGTGGGCGCCGGTGGGCATGCGGAAGGCGTGCTGGAGGCCAGCAGCCCCGATGGACATCTATTGGGCCTGGATGTGGACCCCCAAGCCCTGGCGCTGGCTCGGGAACGCCTGGCGCGTTTTGGGGACCGGGTGGTGCTCCGCAAGGCTTCGTACACCACGCTTTTGGCGCAGTGGCGCGCTCTGGGCTGGCCGCCGGTGGATGGCGTTCTGCTCGATTTGGGGGTGTCTTCCATGCAACTGGATACCCCGGAGCGGGGGTTTTCTTTCCGTTTTGACGCACCGCTGGACATGCGTTTTGACCCGGAACAGCCCTTGACAGCCGCGGATTTGGTCAACACCCTCTCCGAGGAGGCCTTGGCCGATCTTCTGTGGCGCTACGGCGAAGAGCGGCGGGCCCGACGGGTGGCCAGGGCCATTGTGGCACACCGGCCCATCAGGACGACCGGACAGTTGGCCGAGATCGTAGCCCGGGTGACCTCCTCCGGACGGCGAGGAATGCACCCGGCGACGCGCACCTTTCAGGCGCTCCGTATCGCCGTCAATCGCGAGTTGGAGCATGTGGAGCAGGTGCTTCCCCAGGCGGTGGGGATCTTGCGCCCCGGCGGCCGGCTGGTGGTGATCGCCTTCCACTCATTGGAGGACCGCATCGTCAAGCAGTTCATGCGCCGCGAAAGCCGGGATTGCCTGTGCCCGCCCGAACAGCCGGTGTGCACCTGCGGCCATCGGGCTACCTTGCGCCTGCTGCGCCCCTTTCCCATCAAGGCGGATGAAGAGGAGGTGGCGCGCAACTCCCGGGCCCGCAGCGCCCGGATGCGGGTGGCCGAGAAGGTGTAG
- a CDS encoding UDP-N-acetylmuramoyl-tripeptide--D-alanyl-D-alanine ligase, producing MFTLADLVEALTGQRWPQATQAIPEVVVDSRHAVAGALFVALPGQRMDGHDFVADAFERGASFALVQRDLMGYPVLDLRRPLTPEDWAAFRVPALLRVGDTLQALQQAARFWRRKLPHLRVIGITGSVGKSTTKELVAQVLSRRYRTLKNLGNLNNEIGLPLTVLRLTEGHQRAVLEMGFYVPGEIALLCDIARPQVGVVTNIGTVHAERAGSQETIARGKAELVEALPPAPEGVAVLNYDDPWVRWMAERTQARVFFYGLDPRADLWADEIEGLGLEGIAFRLHYRDDTIAVKAPLLGRHSVHTALRAAAVGLMEGLTWQEIVEGLRMGHTQLRLIAVRASNGALILDDTYNASPQSTLAALNLLVDLPGRRIAVLGDMLELGPYEREGHEKVGVRAAEVADVLITVGPRAQMIAQAALRAGMPTGRVHSTADANEAVEVLKALLRPDDVVLVKASHGMRLDRVVAALEAEA from the coding sequence ATGTTTACCCTGGCCGATCTTGTTGAGGCCCTGACCGGGCAACGCTGGCCCCAGGCCACCCAGGCGATTCCCGAGGTGGTTGTGGATTCGCGCCATGCGGTGGCCGGGGCGCTGTTCGTGGCCCTGCCCGGTCAACGGATGGATGGTCATGATTTTGTGGCCGACGCCTTCGAGCGGGGGGCTTCCTTTGCCCTGGTGCAACGGGACCTGATGGGGTATCCGGTGTTGGATTTGCGGCGGCCGCTGACCCCGGAGGATTGGGCCGCCTTTCGGGTTCCCGCCCTGCTCCGGGTGGGGGATACGCTGCAGGCCCTGCAGCAGGCGGCCCGCTTCTGGCGCCGCAAGTTGCCTCATCTCCGGGTGATCGGCATCACCGGCAGCGTGGGCAAATCCACGACGAAGGAGTTGGTGGCGCAGGTGCTTTCGCGCCGCTATCGCACCTTGAAGAATCTGGGCAACCTGAACAACGAAATCGGCCTGCCGCTGACCGTGCTGCGGCTCACCGAGGGGCACCAGCGCGCCGTGTTGGAGATGGGGTTCTATGTTCCCGGCGAAATCGCCCTGTTGTGCGACATCGCCCGGCCGCAGGTGGGTGTGGTGACGAACATCGGCACGGTGCACGCTGAACGCGCTGGCTCTCAGGAGACCATCGCCCGCGGCAAGGCCGAATTGGTCGAGGCGCTGCCTCCCGCGCCGGAAGGTGTGGCCGTGCTCAATTACGACGACCCCTGGGTGCGATGGATGGCGGAGCGCACCCAGGCCCGGGTGTTCTTCTATGGGCTGGACCCGCGAGCCGACCTGTGGGCTGATGAAATCGAGGGCCTGGGCCTGGAGGGGATTGCCTTTCGCCTGCATTACCGGGACGACACCATCGCCGTCAAGGCCCCCTTGTTGGGCCGGCATTCGGTGCATACGGCCCTCCGCGCCGCGGCGGTGGGGTTGATGGAGGGCCTCACCTGGCAGGAAATCGTCGAAGGTTTGCGCATGGGACACACCCAGTTGCGTCTGATCGCTGTGCGGGCTTCCAATGGCGCCTTGATTTTGGACGATACCTACAACGCCTCGCCGCAATCCACTCTGGCGGCGTTGAATCTGCTGGTCGACTTGCCGGGCCGCCGGATTGCGGTGCTGGGCGACATGCTGGAGTTAGGCCCTTACGAGCGCGAAGGCCACGAGAAAGTAGGCGTCCGCGCGGCCGAGGTGGCCGATGTGCTCATCACCGTGGGGCCGCGGGCGCAAATGATCGCCCAGGCGGCGTTGCGGGCGGGTATGCCCACCGGGCGCGTACATTCCACCGCCGATGCCAACGAGGCGGTGGAGGTGCTCAAAGCGCTCTTGCGGCCCGATGATGTGGTGCTGGTCAAGGCCTCCCATGGGATGCGGTTGGATCGCGTGGTGGCCGCGTTGGAGGCAGAAGCATGA
- the mraZ gene encoding division/cell wall cluster transcriptional repressor MraZ: MFLGRYQHSLDAKGRLTIPARFREALGEGAYVVQGFDGNLMVLPPAVFQVLYQRVNRLSITDPKARLLRRLILSAAAEVELDRSGRILIPPYLREAAELNGEVVLVGVGDYFEIWAAEAWERQVDLLEDPEANAERFAALDLSPVVDEQAGA, encoded by the coding sequence ATGTTCTTGGGTCGGTATCAGCATTCCCTGGATGCCAAAGGCCGCCTGACCATCCCCGCCCGTTTTCGCGAGGCGTTAGGCGAAGGGGCCTATGTGGTGCAGGGCTTTGACGGTAACTTGATGGTGTTGCCGCCGGCGGTGTTCCAGGTGCTGTACCAGCGGGTGAACCGCCTGAGCATTACCGACCCAAAGGCGCGTCTGTTGCGCCGCCTCATCCTGTCGGCTGCCGCCGAGGTGGAGTTGGATCGCTCCGGACGGATCCTCATTCCGCCCTATCTCCGAGAGGCGGCGGAGTTGAACGGCGAAGTGGTCTTGGTCGGTGTGGGGGATTACTTTGAGATTTGGGCGGCGGAGGCCTGGGAGCGGCAAGTGGACCTTTTGGAGGATCCGGAGGCCAATGCCGAGCGTTTCGCCGCGCTGGACCTTTCCCCCGTGGTGGATGAGCAGGCTGGGGCCTGA